One window of Novipirellula aureliae genomic DNA carries:
- a CDS encoding DUF1592 domain-containing protein, with protein sequence MNLIQKYLHSMSFHRSIGLVFFGSVLSGMPMPSEAMAQEIAAAHGLSLEQVKASGRQRSIYRKPVLEAKAYESPEANVQAFRAEIEPILRESCYDCHGPETAEGDLRVDALDPDLFRGEDVSWWLEVSAAVNNGEMPPEDGPELADEDRSRIIDWLSTEIQIASQARRDEQGHSSFRRMTRYEYNYALQDLLGLELDFAKDLPPDPVSEDGFKNSSEMLQMTPKQYADYMNLNRSALNRATVRGDRPEMLYWGITAKRAATRRIKTRQELDAEIGRVAETIGEVIAEEQFEEEDEEKEEEDEEKKEVAEVRPTARPAAARGGRGGRGGQSAHYLNMETGETSAASWAFRRAVHAWTPTSVPPALPEPSEYIVVLPSGQRFVVDLGNRIPDEGILRVRLRASRVSDDDNSIPSVALEFGWQGSNNSKGSVRISQHDLEIDASPGEPQFYQWDIPLSEIYPRNPVRKTVALGAPKLTNPSEYIRLHNTSLSPTAGIQFDYIEVSAPVYEQWPPASHKRIFIGSENSDDEDVYAREIVSQFMKRAWRHSVSAAEVDRKMEYFARVRPLCEDFQQAVIEVLATVLSSPRFLYLVQSDRSTADSDRTLDPFELATRLSMFLWCSTPDDELLDLAAQGRLGDKDELVRQTHRMLADPRHERFSEHFVRQWLNMELLDYLTVDRSTYPQFDGTLKDAMQQEPIAFFEEMLQNDRSVLDFLHADYAMVNERLARHYGISDVSGIHFQKVSLNLAEDRGGLLTMAGLLAMNSDGKDSHPLKRSIWLLESVLNDPPPPPPPSVPEIDLADPEILKLTIKERMEDHRNQAACMSCHVKIDPWGIALENFDAVGRWRDQIKGEAIDASSDLFNQHTLDGIEGLKRYLLANRQDQFARAIVHKMTTFALGRPLTFSDRASVDGLTAELRKKEDGLASLVALIVASDLFQSR encoded by the coding sequence ATGAATCTTATCCAAAAATACCTTCATTCGATGAGCTTCCATCGGTCGATCGGACTGGTGTTTTTCGGCAGCGTTTTGTCTGGCATGCCAATGCCGAGTGAGGCAATGGCCCAAGAAATCGCTGCGGCGCACGGGCTATCGCTAGAGCAAGTTAAAGCATCGGGAAGGCAGCGTTCGATTTACCGCAAGCCCGTTCTGGAAGCGAAGGCCTATGAGTCGCCGGAGGCGAACGTGCAAGCGTTTCGGGCAGAGATCGAGCCGATCTTACGAGAGTCCTGCTACGATTGTCACGGACCGGAGACCGCCGAGGGTGATTTGCGAGTGGACGCGTTGGACCCCGATCTCTTTCGCGGGGAAGACGTGAGTTGGTGGCTGGAGGTTTCCGCGGCTGTCAACAACGGCGAAATGCCTCCCGAGGATGGTCCTGAGCTAGCGGACGAAGACCGCAGCAGGATCATCGATTGGCTTTCCACCGAGATCCAGATCGCTTCGCAGGCGCGACGTGACGAGCAGGGGCATTCGTCGTTTCGTCGGATGACGCGTTACGAATACAATTACGCGCTACAGGATTTGCTTGGGCTTGAATTGGATTTTGCGAAGGACTTGCCGCCAGACCCCGTTTCCGAGGATGGTTTCAAGAACAGTTCTGAAATGCTGCAGATGACGCCCAAGCAATACGCTGACTACATGAATTTGAACCGCAGCGCGTTGAATCGAGCGACGGTGCGTGGTGACCGTCCCGAGATGCTGTACTGGGGAATCACCGCGAAGCGGGCAGCAACCCGGAGAATTAAAACGCGTCAGGAGCTCGATGCTGAAATCGGACGGGTTGCCGAAACGATTGGCGAGGTGATTGCTGAGGAGCAATTTGAAGAGGAGGATGAAGAGAAGGAGGAGGAAGATGAAGAGAAGAAAGAGGTCGCTGAGGTGCGTCCAACGGCGCGGCCAGCGGCAGCGAGAGGTGGCCGCGGCGGGCGTGGTGGTCAAAGTGCGCACTACTTGAACATGGAAACGGGTGAGACGTCAGCGGCGAGCTGGGCTTTCCGCCGGGCGGTCCATGCGTGGACGCCCACCAGTGTACCTCCCGCCTTGCCTGAGCCATCGGAGTACATTGTGGTGCTTCCGTCAGGTCAGCGGTTTGTGGTCGATCTCGGCAATCGGATCCCGGATGAGGGGATACTTCGCGTGCGGCTCCGTGCGTCACGAGTCTCCGATGACGACAATTCGATCCCCAGTGTCGCTTTGGAGTTCGGCTGGCAGGGCAGCAATAACTCGAAGGGGTCGGTGAGAATCAGTCAGCATGATCTTGAGATCGATGCGTCACCTGGAGAGCCGCAGTTCTATCAATGGGATATCCCCCTGAGTGAGATTTACCCTCGTAATCCGGTGCGAAAGACGGTGGCATTGGGTGCTCCAAAGCTTACGAATCCGTCCGAATACATTCGGCTGCACAATACATCGTTGTCACCAACGGCTGGCATTCAGTTCGATTACATTGAGGTGTCGGCGCCTGTGTACGAACAATGGCCGCCCGCTTCGCACAAGCGAATTTTTATCGGCAGCGAGAACAGCGACGACGAAGACGTGTACGCACGCGAGATCGTGTCGCAGTTTATGAAGCGGGCTTGGCGGCACAGCGTCAGCGCGGCGGAGGTCGACCGCAAGATGGAGTATTTTGCTCGCGTACGCCCTCTTTGCGAGGACTTTCAACAAGCCGTGATTGAAGTGTTGGCCACGGTGTTGTCATCCCCGCGATTTCTGTATCTGGTTCAATCCGATCGGTCGACGGCGGACAGCGACCGCACGCTCGACCCGTTCGAGTTGGCGACTCGTCTTTCCATGTTCCTCTGGTGCAGTACGCCCGATGACGAACTATTGGACTTGGCGGCGCAGGGGCGACTCGGTGACAAGGACGAATTGGTCCGTCAGACGCATCGTATGCTTGCCGATCCGCGGCATGAGCGTTTTTCGGAGCACTTTGTGCGGCAATGGTTAAACATGGAGTTGCTTGATTATCTGACGGTCGATCGGTCAACCTATCCGCAATTCGACGGGACCTTAAAGGATGCGATGCAACAAGAGCCAATCGCGTTTTTCGAAGAGATGTTGCAGAATGATCGCAGCGTGTTGGATTTTCTCCACGCCGATTACGCGATGGTCAATGAGCGTCTGGCCCGGCATTACGGGATCAGCGACGTGTCTGGAATACACTTCCAAAAGGTATCGTTGAATTTGGCGGAGGATCGCGGCGGGTTGTTGACCATGGCTGGGTTATTGGCAATGAATTCCGATGGCAAAGATTCCCATCCGCTCAAACGCAGCATTTGGTTGCTTGAGAGCGTATTGAATGATCCGCCGCCACCACCACCGCCGTCGGTCCCCGAGATTGATTTGGCGGATCCCGAGATCTTGAAACTCACCATCAAAGAGCGGATGGAGGATCACCGAAACCAAGCGGCTTGCATGTCGTGTCACGTCAAGATCGACCCGTGGGGGATCGCATTGGAGAATTTCGATGCGGTTGGCAGATGGCGTGATCAGATCAAAGGCGAGGCTATCGACGCGTCGAGTGACTTATTCAACCAGCATACTCTTGACGGGATCGAGGGGCTGAAACGCTATCTGCTTGCCAACCGGCAAGACCAATTCGCTCGTGCGATTGTCCACAAAATGACCACCTTCGCTCTAGGGCGGCCGCTGACGTTCAGTGACCGCGCGAGCGTTGACGGTTTGACTGCTGAACTTCGGAAAAAAGAAGACGGACTTGCGTCGCTCGTTGCCTTGATTGTGGCTAGCGATCTTTTTCAGTCGCGATAG
- a CDS encoding DUF1552 domain-containing protein, protein MKTKLSALDRRNFLRGVGGFALALPAFETFSGTAAAAENISRRKRLACFYLPNGVPMPRKDDPAYEDWSWFPQGSGKNFKLSKCLDPLEPLREQMTVFSGLSHPAVRNVHGHSNADQFLTGADTGGSGDYKNSISMDQMYAAHVGEQTRVASLVMSTDGGAGTPRGAHTMSFAANGRAIPAENKPKRIFDTLFVKDDGNAARRLSLNTSALDELMGDAQSLRKDLSKYDQRTFDQFLDSVRSTELKVEKAARWIDMPLPTVDVDHLNLDITPNDPREYVQTMYELIYLAFHTDSTRVATYMIGKELGAGISDYLAKAVGLPLTHKLSHQVKTPGGWKNFGTYCRFISEEHGRFLTRLKSTPEPGGDGSMLDNTLCLFGSASSAFHLSRNYPLILAGGGRTGIRHGQYLQYGSTDLDSISGMANDNIRRVRTEEDPMGRLLLTMLQQLGVETNEFAGCNQVLPEMLA, encoded by the coding sequence ATGAAAACCAAACTTTCAGCGCTTGACCGTCGGAATTTCCTTCGTGGGGTAGGCGGTTTTGCACTTGCGCTGCCGGCCTTCGAGACATTTTCCGGGACCGCTGCTGCCGCCGAGAATATCTCTCGTCGCAAACGGCTGGCCTGTTTCTACTTGCCCAACGGTGTGCCAATGCCTCGCAAGGACGACCCGGCCTACGAGGATTGGTCTTGGTTTCCACAAGGTTCAGGAAAAAATTTCAAGCTCAGCAAATGCCTTGATCCTCTGGAGCCGCTACGCGAGCAGATGACGGTGTTTTCTGGTCTGTCGCACCCGGCGGTACGCAATGTCCACGGCCATTCCAATGCGGACCAGTTTCTCACCGGCGCGGACACTGGCGGCAGCGGCGATTACAAGAACTCAATCTCGATGGACCAGATGTACGCGGCTCATGTCGGCGAACAGACTCGCGTCGCGTCGCTCGTGATGTCGACCGATGGAGGTGCGGGGACACCTCGAGGTGCTCACACGATGTCGTTCGCTGCGAATGGACGTGCCATCCCAGCGGAGAACAAACCGAAGCGAATTTTCGACACGCTGTTCGTGAAAGATGACGGCAACGCGGCACGGCGTTTGTCGCTCAACACCAGCGCGCTGGACGAACTGATGGGCGATGCCCAGTCGTTGCGAAAGGATCTCTCTAAGTATGACCAGCGGACGTTCGACCAGTTTCTCGATTCCGTGCGCAGTACCGAATTGAAAGTCGAGAAAGCGGCGCGATGGATCGATATGCCGCTTCCCACCGTCGATGTCGATCACCTGAATCTCGACATCACGCCCAATGATCCGCGAGAGTATGTCCAGACGATGTACGAATTGATCTACCTCGCCTTCCACACCGATTCGACACGAGTCGCAACGTATATGATCGGCAAGGAGCTTGGTGCCGGGATCAGCGATTATCTGGCGAAGGCCGTCGGGCTTCCGCTAACGCACAAGCTGTCGCACCAAGTCAAAACGCCGGGTGGATGGAAGAATTTCGGCACGTACTGCCGATTCATCAGTGAGGAACATGGTCGCTTCCTGACCCGCTTGAAGTCGACGCCTGAGCCTGGAGGCGATGGCAGTATGCTGGACAATACCCTGTGTCTGTTCGGTTCGGCCTCCAGCGCCTTTCACCTGTCCCGGAATTACCCACTTATCCTCGCCGGTGGTGGGCGGACGGGGATTCGTCATGGGCAATATTTGCAATATGGTTCCACCGATCTTGATTCCATTTCGGGCATGGCCAACGATAATATCCGAAGGGTTCGGACGGAAGAGGATCCGATGGGGCGGCTGCTTCTGACGATGCTGCAGCAGTTAGGCGTCGAAACGAATGAATTCGCCGGTTGCAACCAAGTGCTACCCGAGATGTTAGCCTGA
- a CDS encoding amidohydrolase family protein gives MKRRHFIQAAAATALASPQTIVFGSDDRMQPTRVIDTHTHFYDPTRPQGVPWPGPKTSLYRTVLPEDFLTVTSPLGIRETVVVEASEWVEDNQWILDMAETNPSIVGFVGNLNPRDANFKYHLLRFSKNPLFRGLRWRSNLVPFNGDGGLDPLIAGAKGLADHDLELDLNGPCTTLPMIDQIAQAVPNLRMVINHVAHSGDPKSLHPQWKANVAQIAKRPNVLMKVSGLLEQAPGKAGKAPRETEYYVPVLDHLWDHFGEDRLIYGSNWPVSDSSASYDAQYKVVHEYFSGKGPEVVEKYFWKNSLTAYRWIER, from the coding sequence ATGAAACGACGCCATTTCATTCAAGCTGCCGCTGCCACGGCGTTGGCGTCTCCTCAAACGATTGTGTTTGGATCGGACGATCGGATGCAACCGACTCGTGTCATCGATACTCATACCCATTTCTACGACCCCACGCGTCCTCAGGGCGTTCCCTGGCCAGGCCCAAAAACGTCACTTTATCGGACGGTGCTGCCGGAGGACTTCCTAACGGTGACGAGCCCCTTGGGCATTCGGGAAACGGTGGTCGTGGAAGCGAGTGAATGGGTGGAGGACAATCAATGGATTCTTGACATGGCCGAAACGAATCCTTCGATCGTAGGATTCGTTGGTAACCTCAATCCCCGCGACGCTAATTTCAAGTACCATCTGCTTCGCTTTTCAAAGAATCCGCTGTTCCGTGGACTGCGGTGGCGCAGTAATTTGGTACCATTCAACGGCGATGGCGGCTTGGATCCATTGATTGCTGGTGCCAAGGGATTGGCGGATCACGATCTCGAACTTGATTTGAACGGGCCATGCACGACGTTGCCGATGATTGACCAGATCGCTCAAGCGGTTCCAAACTTGCGAATGGTTATCAATCATGTTGCGCATAGCGGCGATCCCAAGTCACTGCATCCGCAATGGAAAGCCAACGTTGCCCAGATCGCGAAGCGTCCCAACGTGTTGATGAAGGTATCGGGGCTACTCGAGCAAGCTCCTGGGAAAGCTGGTAAAGCACCTCGCGAAACCGAGTACTACGTGCCGGTGCTCGATCACCTTTGGGATCACTTTGGAGAAGATCGATTGATTTATGGAAGCAATTGGCCCGTGTCTGATTCCAGTGCTTCTTACGACGCCCAGTACAAAGTGGTGCACGAATACTTTTCGGGCAAGGGGCCCGAAGTCGTTGAAAAATACTTCTGGAAAAACTCGCTCACAGCCTATCGGTGGATCGAGAGGTAA
- a CDS encoding ThuA domain-containing protein, producing the protein MTSLQKLAMAFVAMVGAGLSPADMMADNTRADIRVLIVDGFSNHSVEKTTQKIQQILASDATFKVTVSTMPEFKSAQWASWNPKFTDYDVIIQTCNNIGKTNIVWPDTVKSNLESYLKDGGGMYVYHSANNAFADWDEYNKMIGMGWRAADFGKALEVKDGRLVEIPAGVGKKTGHGPRIDAVFHRFGDHPIHVNLPQSWKSADVEVYAYARGPLQNLTVLSYAREPVNDMDFPTEWVVQYGKGRVYSSTYGHYWKNQDNPKGVQDVAFQTILIRALQWLARSPVTETVPANFPTRETISLQNVPPDASLDTISP; encoded by the coding sequence ATGACTTCATTGCAAAAACTTGCCATGGCGTTTGTTGCCATGGTTGGGGCCGGTCTCTCTCCAGCAGACATGATGGCTGATAATACCAGGGCTGATATTCGTGTCTTAATTGTGGATGGCTTCAGCAACCACTCCGTTGAAAAGACCACTCAGAAAATCCAGCAGATCCTCGCTAGTGATGCGACTTTCAAGGTCACTGTATCAACGATGCCTGAGTTCAAGTCGGCTCAATGGGCTTCCTGGAATCCGAAGTTCACGGACTACGATGTTATTATCCAGACCTGTAACAATATTGGGAAAACCAATATTGTATGGCCTGATACGGTGAAGTCGAATTTGGAATCCTACCTCAAAGACGGCGGCGGCATGTACGTTTACCACAGTGCAAACAATGCCTTTGCCGATTGGGACGAGTACAACAAGATGATTGGGATGGGATGGCGGGCCGCGGATTTCGGAAAGGCACTTGAGGTCAAGGATGGGCGATTGGTGGAGATTCCCGCCGGCGTTGGAAAGAAGACGGGGCATGGACCACGAATCGATGCGGTTTTCCATCGATTCGGTGACCACCCGATACATGTGAACTTGCCGCAAAGTTGGAAGTCTGCGGACGTCGAGGTGTATGCGTACGCCCGTGGTCCACTACAGAACCTTACCGTCCTTTCCTACGCAAGAGAGCCGGTAAACGACATGGATTTCCCTACCGAATGGGTCGTTCAATATGGAAAAGGTCGAGTCTATTCGTCGACGTATGGGCACTACTGGAAGAATCAAGACAACCCGAAAGGTGTGCAGGACGTCGCATTTCAAACGATCTTGATAAGAGCCTTGCAATGGTTGGCGCGGAGTCCTGTCACGGAAACGGTTCCCGCGAACTTCCCGACCCGTGAAACGATCTCACTGCAAAATGTTCCTCCTGACGCTTCGTTGGATACGATCTCACCCTAG